From one Triticum urartu cultivar G1812 chromosome 3, Tu2.1, whole genome shotgun sequence genomic stretch:
- the LOC125546266 gene encoding putative ATP synthase protein YMF19, whose protein sequence is MPQLDKLTYFSQFFWLCLLLFTFYILLFNNNNGILGISRILKLRNQLLSHRGGEIRSKDPKNLEDISRKGFSTGLSYMYSSLSEVSQWCKTVDYLGKRRKITLISDFREISGSRGMERQILYLISKSSYNTSSSRITCWKNIMLTHVPHGQGSIIS, encoded by the coding sequence ATGCCTCAACTTGATAAATTAACTTATTTCTCACAATTCTTCTGGTTATGTCTTCTCCTCTTTACTTTTTATATTCTCTTATTTAATAATAATAATGGAATACTTGGAATTAGTAGAATTCTCAAACTACGGAACCAACTGCTTTCGCACCGGGGGGGCGAGATCCGGAGCAAGGACCCTAAGAATCTGGAAGATATCTCGAGAAAAGGTTTTAGCACCGGTCTCTCATATATGTACTCCAGTTTATCCGAAGTATCCCAATGGTGTAAGACCGTCGACTATTTGGGAAAAAGGAGGAAAATCACTCTGATCTCTGATTTCAGAGAAATAAGTGGCTCACGAGGAATGGAGAGACAGATTCTCTATTTGATCTCGAAGTCCTCATATAACACTTCTTCCAGTCGGATCACTTGTTGGAAAAACATAATGCTCACACATGTTCCACACGGGCAAGGAAGCATAATATCATGA
- the LOC125549472 gene encoding ribosomal protein S7, mitochondrial translates to MGDFDGEQKELIKKLVNFRMIDGKRTRVRAIVYKTFHRLARTERDVIKLMVDAVDNIKPICEVVKVGVAGTIYDVPGIVARDRQQTLAIRWILGAAFKRRISYRISLEKCSFAEILDAYRKRGISRKRRENLHGLASTNRSFAHFRWW, encoded by the coding sequence ATGGGGGACTTTGATGGTGAGCAAAAAGAATTGATCAAGAAATTGGTAAACTTTCGCATGATCGATGGTAAAAGAACGAGAGTTCGTGCTATTGTTTATAAAACTTTTCACCGCCTAGCTCGAACTGAACGCGATGTAATAAAACTTATGGTTGACGCCGTAGATAATATAAAGCCAATATGCGAAGTGGTCAAAGTAGGAGTCGCAGGTACTATTTATGATGTTCCTGGGATTGTAGCCAGGGATCGTCAACAAACCTTAGCTATTCGTTGGATCCTTGGAGCAGCTTTCAAACGACGTATAAGCTACAGGATAAGCTTAGAGAAATGTTCATTTGCTGAGATACTGGATGCTTACCGAAAGAGGGGAATTTCACGTAAGAGAAGGGAGAATCTTCATGGACTGGCTTCCACCAATCGGAGTTTCGCGCATTTCAGATGGTGGTAA
- the LOC125546263 gene encoding NADH-ubiquinone oxidoreductase chain 1-like, whose translation MAFVQRRKGPDVVGSFGLLQPLADGLKLILKEPISPSSANFSLFRMAPVATFMLSLVAWAVVPFDYGMVLSDPNIGLLYLFAISSLGVYGIIIAGWSSKRGAAVRSPMIYGPIGPKWVCAAGVERSTLHRCGLTGLGLINPFFHSSRGRSLFRAGIEKWKS comes from the coding sequence ATGGCTTTTGTGCAACGTCGAAAGGGTCCTGATGTAGTGGGATCGTTCGGATTGTTACAACCTCTAGCAGATGGTTTGAAATTGATTCTAAAAGAACCTATTTCACCAAGTAGTGCTAATTTCTCCCTTTTTAGAATGGCTCCAGTGGCTACATTTATGTTAAGTCTGGTCGCTTGGGCCGTTGTACCTTTTGATTATGGTATGGTATTGTCAGATCCGAACATAGGGCTACTTTATTTGTTTGCCATATCTTCGCTAGGTGTTTATGGAATAATTATAGCAGGTTGGTCTAGTAAGCGGGGGGCGGCCGTTCGGTCGCCTATGATATACGGACCAATTGGTCCAAAATGGGTTTGCGCCGCAGGTGTTGAACGATCTACTCTACACAGGTGTGGGCTTACAGGGCTAGGGCTCATAAACCCTTTCTTTCATTCATCAAGGGGTCGGTCACTTTTCCGGGCTGGGATCGAGAAGTGGAAGTCATAA
- the LOC125549475 gene encoding NADH-ubiquinone oxidoreductase chain 3-like — translation MSEFAPICIYLVISPLVSLIPLGVPFPFASNSSTYPEKLSAYECGSDPSGDARSRFDIRFYPVPILFIIPDPEVTFSFPWAVPPNKIDLFGSWSMMAFLLILMTGSLYEWKRGASDRE, via the coding sequence ATGTCGGAATTTGCACCTATTTGTATCTATTTAGTGATCAGTCCGCTAGTTTCTTTGATTCCACTCGGTGTTCCTTTTCCATTTGCTTCCAATAGTTCGACCTATCCAGAAAAATTGTCGGCCTACGAATGTGGTTCCGATCCCTCCGGTGATGCCAGAAGTCGTTTCGATATACGATTTTATCCGGTTCCTATTTTATTTATTATCCCTGATCCGGAAGTCACCTTTTCTTTTCCTTGGGCAGTACCTCCTAACAAGATTGATCTGTTTGGATCTTGGTCCATGATGGCCTTTTTATTGATTTTGATGACTGGATCTCTCTATGAATGGAAAAGGGGTGCTTCGGATAGGGAGTAA